From Apteryx mantelli isolate bAptMan1 chromosome 30, bAptMan1.hap1, whole genome shotgun sequence, the proteins below share one genomic window:
- the FAM174C gene encoding protein FAM174C isoform X1 has product MLRLEPLCRLLLLLFLLLLLLRGGWAESPAPPTAPSPLNGTGPPRAAAGNGTRPGPPRGPGLPQGPVLPVLKRAVYVLSALSALAAVYFLLRALRSRSERPRNELKTNFRLKKPQRKKYGLLSNYDENIEMASFDSDEDTVFETRNLKR; this is encoded by the exons ATGCTCCGACTGGAGcccctctgccgcctcctcctcctcctcttcctccttctcctcctcctgcgcGGCGGCTGGGCCGAGTCCCCCGCTCCTCCGACCGCCCCGAGCCCGCTCAACGGCacggggccgccgcgggccgccgcgggTAACGGgacgcggccggggccgccgcggggcccggggctgCCGCAGGGCCCGGTGCTGCCGGTGCTGAAGCGGGCCGTGTACGTGCTCAGCGCCCTCTCCGCGCTGGCCGCGGTCTACTTCCTCCTGCGGGCGCTGCG TTCTAGATCAGAGCGACCCAGAAACGAACTCAAAACTAATTTCAGGTTGAAGAAACCTCAGCGGAAGAAATATGGTCTTCTTTCAAACTACGATGAAAACATAGAGATGGCTTCCTTTGACAGTGATGAGGACACAGTGTTTGAGACAAGAAATCTGAAGCG ATGA
- the FAM174C gene encoding protein FAM174C isoform X3: MLRLEPLCRLLLLLFLLLLLLRGGWAESPAPPTAPSPLNGTGPPRAAAGNGTRPGPPRGPGLPQGPVLPVLKRAVYVLSALSALAAVYFLLRALRLKKPQRKKYGLLSNYDENIEMASFDSDEDTVFETRNLKR, encoded by the exons ATGCTCCGACTGGAGcccctctgccgcctcctcctcctcctcttcctccttctcctcctcctgcgcGGCGGCTGGGCCGAGTCCCCCGCTCCTCCGACCGCCCCGAGCCCGCTCAACGGCacggggccgccgcgggccgccgcgggTAACGGgacgcggccggggccgccgcggggcccggggctgCCGCAGGGCCCGGTGCTGCCGGTGCTGAAGCGGGCCGTGTACGTGCTCAGCGCCCTCTCCGCGCTGGCCGCGGTCTACTTCCTCCTGCGGGCGCTGCG GTTGAAGAAACCTCAGCGGAAGAAATATGGTCTTCTTTCAAACTACGATGAAAACATAGAGATGGCTTCCTTTGACAGTGATGAGGACACAGTGTTTGAGACAAGAAATCTGAAGCG ATGA
- the FAM174C gene encoding protein FAM174C isoform X2: MLRLEPLCRLLLLLFLLLLLLRGGWAESPAPPTAPSPLNGTGPPRAAAGNGTRPGPPRGPGLPQGPVLPVLKRAVYVLSALSALAAVYFLLRALRSERPRNELKTNFRLKKPQRKKYGLLSNYDENIEMASFDSDEDTVFETRNLKR; this comes from the exons ATGCTCCGACTGGAGcccctctgccgcctcctcctcctcctcttcctccttctcctcctcctgcgcGGCGGCTGGGCCGAGTCCCCCGCTCCTCCGACCGCCCCGAGCCCGCTCAACGGCacggggccgccgcgggccgccgcgggTAACGGgacgcggccggggccgccgcggggcccggggctgCCGCAGGGCCCGGTGCTGCCGGTGCTGAAGCGGGCCGTGTACGTGCTCAGCGCCCTCTCCGCGCTGGCCGCGGTCTACTTCCTCCTGCGGGCGCTGCG ATCAGAGCGACCCAGAAACGAACTCAAAACTAATTTCAGGTTGAAGAAACCTCAGCGGAAGAAATATGGTCTTCTTTCAAACTACGATGAAAACATAGAGATGGCTTCCTTTGACAGTGATGAGGACACAGTGTTTGAGACAAGAAATCTGAAGCG ATGA